From the Manis pentadactyla isolate mManPen7 chromosome 15, mManPen7.hap1, whole genome shotgun sequence genome, the window CCTCCATCTTGAGGGGGACCTTTTAAAACCTGGCTTGTACCATTAAGAAATGTCAACTTCACAAAAGACAAAGGCTAAGAAACTGTTCAGAACTGGGGGAAATGCTATGAAGGGCAGTACTGTAACAATCTGAATTGTTATATATCAGACAGTATTAATATATCTGAATGTCAAAGTTCGTGAGTGTGATCGTTGCGCTGTGCTTGGGTGGAAGAACCTCCTCCCGAGATGCTTTGTGTGCTTGTGTGCACAAGGGAAAAAAAGTATTATTAACAGTAGTTGAATCTAGGAGAAAGGCTGCGTGGGAGTTCACTATACTGAGTTTCCCTGAATGACTGAAACGTTTCACAATAAGCTAAAGAGAAAACCGTAGCTCTTAATTTTATTGTAACAAATGTAGTATACTTTCTCACAAAAAGATGTGTAACTAAGAATCAGGTACTTAGATTTAAGTGTTAAGCCTTCAAATTACCTACAAAGCAAAAATGTGGCCTATTTAATGAAAATGCTCAGAAGCTTGCAACCgtatttattagaaaaatattacCACTTGGCAGTTCCCTTCTTTAAAGACTGAAGGTTTGCTCCAGGGCACCGCTTTCTGTTCGCATCAAATCCCTTCAGCATGGCAGTGATCCCAGCTCTCTGGATGCTCACGGGCCAGGGACGGCCGAGTTTCACAAACCCAACTGCCACACAGCAGCGAGTCATGAAGCGGCACCGCGTAAGCCAGGCCTGTTCCTTCCACCCTGATGGCTCCGGAGCTGGCAGGGCCGGGGAGCGAGGCGCGACTCGGCAGCTGCAGCAGTCCTGTTTGCCTGGGGAGCTGGCACTTCACCTTTTCTTCACAAACTTCTTTCTGGAAGCATTGGGATTCAACcgcctcctcccacctcccaaggtGCTATCCCGGACTTGCAGGGTGGCTGACCTGCTGGAGATGTCATTCTCCGCAAAGGGAGATACCCCAGCTGTGTAGTCAGGGGCAAACACATCAGTTTTCTGCCTGGCCTTTCGGGAGAGTCGCAGCTGAGGGAAGCGCTGGTCCTCCGTCAGATGGGGGTTGATGGCGTATTTGCCTCCTTTGGGAGTAGGAAGTGAATACTGCAAATAAGAGGAAAGGCCATGAGAAGGGACTCCACACTCTGATGAGTCAGATGCTGTTAGCGGAAGGCTTACCTGACAGCTCTGGATGCAGGCAGATGGCATCCACGGAGCCTACCACTCCCTGCCTACTGTGTGCTGACCACGTGCCTCACACCTTCCCACTTCATCACCACCTCAACTTACAGATGAAAACCCAACCCTGAGCTGAAGAGAGAAAGAATTACACGCTGAACTCAGGTACCATTTTCACAATGTGATGGGTTAGCAATTCTAAAACAACAACATATATTCTGTTTTTGAACaaatgattattgaaaatgttggTAATAAGGGTATTAGGAATATAAGACAGAGCGCTAGAATAAACTTTGGTCTTGGGTTGAAAATGAAGTTATAAACTCAATTTTAAGTATagatacagaaatacaaaatatccCCAGGTGTActtacatacacatgcatatactTCCCATCTCTGTTCACTGTGGGCCAAGACTCAGTGACACCCTAGAACAATGAACCCATCCAGTGCCCAGATCTTTGTTTCTAAAAACCACTGTACACGAAGAACCAGACCTCCtcagagaaatggctgattccagggcagGGCAGTATAAGAGCTGGAGTATGTTGTCGTATCACAGAATAACAAAGTGTTCAAAGGGTGATTCGGACAAGTCAGAAGGACACAGAAACCAGCTTGAAGAGGCTCCATGAACAGTTTGACAATCATGTAAAAGGAATAAGGGGATCAGAAAATCACCATTTGGCAACAACCATCATGGGAAAAAATGATTCATGCAACTTTAACTGGTGAGTTGAAGTTTGATAAGAAATCGTATTTACACCTATCAGAGTATCTTTCTACAAGTTACTTATTAATTAGAAATAGTGTCACAGGAAATGTGAGGCCAAGTTTGAATACAGTCCTTATATTAGATAGCAGTAGTGTAGGTATGTtaacttcctggttttgataattATGTTGTGCTTATAAAAGAAACCACCTTAACTAAGTGATCAAAAATCCTATCACCAGGAAATCAGACGATCATTATTTGCCCCCCTGACATGATACCCCAAGAGGGAGGGACTCTGCATCCCTTCTGGATGTTCCTGCCAAAAACGCACAGCTTGGAGAAAACCACGAGGAGACGCCGGACAAACCCCAAGGGAAGGGAGGGTTTGCACAGTACCTGGCTTATACTTTCAACAGTGCTGGTATCATGAATGACAGAAGACATGCGAAGTGACTTCAGTTTAAGAGAGACTGAAGAGACATGACAATTAAATGCGATGTGTAATGCCAGATGCAATTCTGGATCTAAAACTCCTTTTGCGATAAAGGGAATTTGTGGTAAAGTGTGAATACAGTCTGTAGAGCAGATAATACTCTGTGTGGCAGTAATGGACTCAGACTTCATTCTGTTGAGTTTATCTCCTCTGATTTGTTAACTTACTGATTTTGATAATTATACTGTGGTTACATAAAACAAAGTCCTTGTTCCAGGAAATACACCCTGAGGTATCTAGGGTGCAAAGGGGCATAATGTATTAGCTATTTTCACAtggtttaggaggaaaaaaatatgtaaaatgataAAGGCAAATGTGGTAAGAGATTAAATTAAGAAATCTACATGAAGGGTAAAGGGCAGCAAACCTGTGCCCTGGAATTATTTGTACCAGTTTTGGAGCTGTTCTGTAcatctgtaattatttcaaataGGAAGTCAGAATTCTTGTGCATGATGGCATTTGCCATACTTGGGAACCCAGTGCCAGGCTGCCATACCCTGAGACTCACTCGTCTCCCAACCATTCCCTCCTAATTCCTCAGAACAAACCCACTATCGAGTCCAGGCCTCTCTTTTGTGCTGAGCACTTACATCAGCTTCTCCTCTGTTTCGTGAAgcttctggaaattctgcccACCCTCAAACTCAGGCAGAAATCTGACTCCCACCATACTGCACATGACCCACCACATTCCTTTGTGACCCTGCACACATCTGGCCCTTAGTATTTGCTGCGTGTTATTACTAGTCATTTCTCATTAGCCAGCAGCCTCCTCAGAACACGCACACAAGGCTGCACTTCCCCATCTGTCTAGGCGCCTTGATCACAAGCTTTCAACAACTATCTCGCAGAAACGACGAGTTACTGGTTCTCTCTGTTCCCTTTGATCCTGGGCCCAGGGGTCTGGCTTCCCCAGTCCCGGGCTCTGCTGTGAGGGGAGTGGGAGATGCTGCTCACCCGGAGTCCCCGGGGGTTCAGCACCTTCGGGTTGCGGGAGAAGTGCATGCGCAGGGTCCCGTCGTTGCTGACTGTCACAGACACTTTCTTCAGGGTCTTGTTTCCACAATGTGGACAGAACACTCGGCTCATGTCGGATGTTGTCCTGGAGACACAAAAGGAGACGCCTCGTACTGGAGCCACAGGCAGCAAACCTGTCCCCAAAGCACAGGCGAGTCACGGGACTCGCAGGAGGAGGACACCAAGCAAGGGGAAATGCTGAACAGCACTGGACATGTTGCCGACCAGGGTGAGTGCACTGCCACTGCGTCGCCCCATGGGAAAGGCACAGGACACAAGCGTCAAGGAAGCAGACACACAACTCAGGCAGGGCGTTGCATGGCAGTAATGGACTCGGACTTCATTCTGTTGAGTTTATCTTCTAAGCAATCCTACAAAGTTAGTACTACCTGTTGTACAGATAGGGAAGCTGAGACAAGGTAAGTAGCTTGCTTAAGGTCACAGATCTAGTAACTGGCAGATATAAATCCAAGGAATCTGGTTCCAGAATTAATGCTCTTAACATCACTGTACTTTCTCAAGGGGCGTATTATTACAGCTCTAAATACCTCATCCCCGAAGTTCAGCCTGGGCGTTAAGCCAGGAGTGGCTGTGGATCTGCCAGAATTTATTAACAAATTATATAGGACACTATATAAAAGCTGCTAGAGttgaaggggtgtgtgtgtagagggCAGACCCAGAAGCCTGGCCTCTCTATTTGCTCAAGACCCAACAGTGAACGTCAGACAAGAAAAACTGCTGCTGTCAAGGGTGAAACAGCAGCCCTGTGTCTGTCCCTGAGGAATTCTCCCTCAATTCCCGAGGATCAGGAGGCGAGACCCATGTGAATCTCCTGAGAAGCCAGAGCATTCACCTGTAAGTCTCTGAGGACAGTGAGCTAGTGCCTCTCAACAGGTTCCAGGAATGAATTATTCTGTACAAGAAACTATCCAGTCACTGGGGTTAATCTCACAAGAATGAAGAAAATTTTCACCAATTTCTAAGACTGACTATTTGAGGGAACTTGACTTTATTAACAaggacaatgggggaaatgagatTTCATGAAGCAAGGACCTTTGCTGTTGTAAGCCCTGTACGTCCACATATGAAGGTTCAGCAGAATGCAGAGGCAGCTCTGAGCGGTGGCTCCTTCTATCACGGGCTGGCCTGCGAAGCAAGGTGCAGGACAGGGCCCAGGGCCATGAGTGACAGGTTGCTTTTTAGCCTGCAGGGGCACAAAGTCCATCCAGGCAACTCCACCCGCTCAGTGGACCAGCACTGGGACACAGTGCGACTCCTCACTGCTTCAGAACCCTTCCACAAGGCCTCTGCAATATGGGGCTCCAGCAGATGACTGACGGGATGGCCCCCAAATCTATGGAAAGGCTGAAAGCCACCAAACTGGAAGGTGCCGGGGACATGCTTCAACAGCAAGGCTGTGAGAGTCTCTTCCACTCCAAACAGGTCTCTGGGATCTTAGGGCCTCCCCATGGAACACCAGCCCTCACCACAAGAACCAATTCAAGAGTTAGGAAAGAAGTGGCTAGAAGGACACGTcaagggactaacagttatctTGAACACGTGcttcctatgtgccagacaccaCACACTTATGTGACTGTCTGCCTTGTGTGACTATATCCCAACAGGCTTTTCAATTTGGTGtgagaagaaactgaagctcagagaagttcacCAACTTCTGCAAAGTGACACAGTTATAGGATTTGGAGACAGAAGCTGGGTTTGAACTCATGCAATCTGGATCTaccttatacttttttttttttaagtagagtaTTTCAACATAAAGTTGACCAGTGAACCCCCAAATACCATCACCAGCTTTGACAACTGTCAGTTCATGGCCACCTTGTCACATCTCTACTCTACCCAGTCCTCCCACCTGGGTGTCATTtcaaagcaaatcccagacaACCATGTCCATCCAGAATCACTGCAGTACTTACCTCTAAACAATGAGGGCTCCTTGCTCCAGAGCTCACGCCCTTAGTCCTATACCACCAAAAGAAGGGCTAAAAATGCCCTCCTGGCTTTGTCAGCAACTGTGTCCCAGGGGCTTCAGTGCCCTGGTGGGGGCAGAATCCAGCTCTCACGGGAACCACAAGGTGGGACGAGTACCCGTACACAACGCAAGGGTCTCCTTCAAGAAGGCTGTAGAAGGACAGCAAGAGTGGGCAGCTCAACTAGCAGAAGGGCACTGGGTCCGGATCACAGGCTACGTACTTGAAACAGCCGTGGCAGCGCAAGATGTAGCTCCGGGCCTCGCGGATTAGCATGCCGCTCACCGTCAGCACGTGCAGCCCCATCTGCAGCAGAACATTCTGCAACCAGCAAGTTAAAGCAGAACTGAAGTCACAGTAAAAcccaattttcttttaattatctgTGTAATCACAGTTAAAGGAACTTCACAAACCCTGGCCTGGCTCATAAAGGGCTTGTGCTAAGGAAAAGTAAGCTTAGGCTGACTCTCAAGACATGTAAACTAAGAACAGGACCCAGATCTCTCTCTTATTTCAAGTGCTAGGGTCTGCGCTCATTACAATCTCTTGTAATACAGTCATTTATTTTGTCAAAAGCAAATACTCTTTTCTGGACCAGAAACTTTCCTAACTTTCTCCAAGTACCTAACTGACATGGACCATCATGTACACAGAAAAACAGCATCCACAGATCACAAATAGTAAACATGAAAATTGTGATGAACTGTATACACTTTTGATTCTTTGGCCtccaagaaaaactaaaaatgaccAAAGAGCACAGCGAACGTTTCGTGAACCGGGAAAAGCAGCATTACACAGCACCTCTGCACATACCCCCCAGCCTCAGAGGGCCTACTGCCCCTGACAAGTAGGACACAAAGCCCAGGGCTGGCCGATGCCCAAAGCACCCACCTGCATGGCAAAGTCTGTAGTCACACAGCCAACCCGTACGTCCTCGGGGACAGCGCACTGCTCCAGTTCCCGCTGGATCTGCTTGATGTTGTTGGGGGTTATCCACCCGCCGCCATCATTGCCACTAGCTTCACCTTTCCTTTCTTCAAATccgttctcttcctcctcctcctcacttgGAACACCTTCACCTTTGTCATTCTGAAATAACAGAGCTCACAGACACCCAGCCTACAGAAGAGCAGGGAAAAGCCACTGTGTTGTCATCAGGAGATCCTAAGTCAGGGTCTTACCAGCAGCTCCTGCAGTTCAAGATCGATATTAGGCAAAGGGTTTCTCCAGAACATGAAGGAACTGAATTCTAGGTCATCAGGCTCACCAGGGGGGTGTCCATGTTCTATTTCTTGTGTGGGTTTAGGCTAGGttgaaagaataataattttaaaacctgAAATTGAGAGGGTTACATATGAAATGATATATGACATACAAGTCAGATCAGACAGGACCAAATAAACTGTGACATTAGCTTAGGTAACTGGCTCATTGTAAGTGGACAATCTGTGGGATGTGACATGTGGCAGAAAGGGCATGAAGAGCATGGCTTGTCTAAGGAGTTTTACCTTTGAGGGCAGATGAAAACCAGAAATGTGTAGAGGAGTTTCTGGGTGCTGGATTGATGAGTTCACTttgatctttaaaaagaaaagtgacaGCTCTAAGCAAAGAAATACAGTTCAAAAGTTCACCATGTAAGagtaattaaaatatttcccCCTCCTAGTTAGTGAAATAAAAGATACCCAAAGTTTAAAAAAGATTGGAACACATACAAATGGAGAATTATCTGGTTACTACCAAGTAACCACTGTAGGTTGTTCCTTTTTTGTCCTTATGCATAAAGCTGTAATGAACATCGTTATCTGTAAAACTTGGAAGTATCTTTGGTTATACAAATAGGATAAACAACTAAGAGTGGAATGCTGGGTCAAAAGATAAACTATTTTAAAGCTTCTGATATAAAGTATCAGTCTTGCCCAAAAGGCTGCAGGAAAGAGCAATATTGAGGAATCATGAACTGATAGATGCCAAATGGAAATGCATGTACCAGGCACACTGTGTCCAATCAGAGTTTATATAAAACTATCCCCTTCATCCCACGGTGTCCACCATAGTTTTGATGACCTTAGGCAAGGTAGATGAAGCAACTCTTTGTCAACACTATTTGAAATTAGTAAGTATAAAGTTAATTATTTGGCTGCTAAAATCCTCTGGCCTAGAAATAGCCAATACAAGACCTAGGCACAAACCTGTTAGTCCCTTCAACCTAGCCAAGGTGGGCAAGTCCTTAAAGAGGGCAACAGGAACCCAGAATCTtaaaggtaacaaaagataaaataataaatgggggaggggcggaagattgCAGCGTGAGTAgaccagcggaaatctcctcccaaaaccacatatatctatgaaaatataacaaagacaacccttcctacaataaagacaagaggacacaggacaatatccagaccacatccgcacctgagagaacccagcgcctcgcgaagggggtaagatacaagccccggccccgcgggagccgagcgcccctccccccagctaccggcgggagaagagcaggcagagcgggagggagacggagcccaggactgccgaacacccagcccccgccatccgggccagagtgcagggcgctcgatactaggaaaacagggcagcaagaacagtgagcgggcactggaggccgggtgccggaggacataagaaaagcgcgcgaccattttttttttttttttttttgcttttttgctgttttgttttggcgagcgctttttggaagtcttaaagggatagggcccccaatactagggaaacagggcagcaagaccggtgagcagatgcctgaggctggcgccggagaataaagaaaaacgagtggccaccttttttttttagtttaattaaaaaaaatttttttaatttaaatctttttttttttttttttttgtggtcgttgttttgttttggcaggtgctttttggaagtcttaaaggggcagggcaggtcacttaatccagaggtagggaatccgggatctctgggcaccctaacccctgggctgcagggagcagggaggccccttacggagataaatagcctcccagcagctcctgctccaacgcgactccaccattttggagtagctgcccgagcgaggccacgcccacagcaacagcggagattaactccatagcagccgggcaggaagcagaagccctgtctgcgcgcagctgcgcagcacaagccactagaggtcgctgctctcccaggagaggagggccacaaaccaacaagaaaggaagtccttccagccgtcactcgtcccagttctgcagactattcctatcaccatgaaaaggcaaagctacaggcagacaaagatcacagagacaacaccagagaaggagacagacctaaccagtcttcctgacaaagaattcaaaataagaatcataaacatgctgacagagatgcagagaaatacgcaggagaaatgggatgaagtccggagggagatcacagatgccagaaaggagattgcagaaatgaaacaaactctggaagggtttataagcagaatggataggatgcaagaggccattgatggaattgaaaccagagaacaggaacgcatagaagctgacatagagagagataaaaggatctccaggaatgaaacaatgttaagagaactgtgtgaccaatccaaaaggaacaatatctgtattataggggttccagaagacgaagagagaggaaaagagatggaaagtatcttagaagaaataattgctgaaaacttccccaaactgggggaagaaataatcgaacagaccacggaaatacacagaacccccaacagaaaggatccaaagaggacaacaccaagacacataataattaaaatggcaaagatcaaggacaaagaaagagttttaaaggcagctagagagaaaaaggtcacctataaaggaaaacacatcagacttctcaacagaaaccctacaggccagaagagaatggcatgatatatttaatacaatgaaacagaagggccttgaaccaaggatactgtatccagcacgactatcattcaaatatgaaggagggattaaacaattcccagacaaacaaaagctgagggaatttgcttcccacaaatcatctctacagaacatcttacaggcactgctctagatgggagcactcctagaaagagcacagcacaaaacacccaacatatgaagaatcgaggaggaggaataagaagggagagaagaaaagaatctccagacagtgtatataacagctcaataagcgagctaagttaggcagtaagatactaaagaggctaaccttgaacctttggtaaccacgaatttaaagcctgcaatggcaataagtacatatctttcaatagtcaccctaaatgttaatgggctgaatgcaccaatcaaaagacatagagtaatagaatggataaaaaagcaagacccatctatatgctgcttacaagaaactcacctcaaacccaaagacatgtacagattaaaagtcaagggatggaaaaacatatttcaagcaaacaacagcgagaagaaagcaggggttgcagtactaatatcagacaaaatagacttcaaaacaaagaaagtaacaagagataaagaaggacactacataatgatgaagggctcagtcaaacaagaggatataaccattctaaatatatatgcacccaacacaggagcaccagcatatgtgacacAAAGACTAACAGAACTaatgggggaaatagactgcaatgcattcattctaggagacttcaacacaccactcaccccaaaggatagatccactgggcagaaaataagtaaggacacggaagcactgaacaacacagtagagcagatggacctaatagacatatatagaactctacatccaaaagcaacaggatatacattcttctcaagtgcacatggaacattctccataatagaccacatactaggccacaaaaagagcctcagaaaattccaaaagattgaaatcctaccaaccaacttttcagaatacaaaggcataaaactagaaataaactgtacaaagaaagcaaagaggctcacaaacacatggaggtttaacaacacgctcctaaataatcaatggatcaatgaccaaatcaaaatggaggtccagcaatatatggaaacaaatgacaacaacaacactaagccccaacttctgtgggatgcagcaaaagcagtcttaagaggaaaatatatagcaatccaagcatatttaaaaagggaataacaatcccaaatgaatggtctaatgtcacaattatcgaaattggtaaaagaagaacaaatgaggcctaaggtcagcagaaggagggacataataaagatcagagaagaaataaataaaattgggaagaataaaccaatagcaaaaatcaatgaaaccaagagttggttcttcgagaaaataaacaaaatagataagcctctagccagacttattaagaagaaaagagagtcaacacaaattaacagtatcagaaacgagaaaggaaaaatcatgacggaccccacagaaatacaaagaattattagagaatactatgaaaacctatatgctaacaagctgggaaacctaggagaaatggacaacttcctagaaaaatacaaccttccacgattgacccagaaagaaacagaaaatctaaacagaccaattaccagcaacgaaattgaagcggtaatcaaaaaactaccaaagaacaaaacccccgggccagatggatttaccttggaattttatcagacat encodes:
- the NOB1 gene encoding RNA-binding protein NOB1 isoform X2, with the protein product MARVEHVVADAGAFLRDAALQDIGKNIYTIRDVVREIRDKATRRRLAVLPYELRFKEPFPEYVRLVTEFSKKTGDYPSLSATDIQVLALTYQLEAEFVGVSHLRQEPEKIKVNSSIQHPETPLHISGFHLPSKPKPTQEIEHGHPPGEPDDLEFSSFMFWRNPLPNIDLELQELLNDKGEGVPSEEEEEENGFEERKGEASGNDGGGWITPNNIKQIQRELEQCAVPEDVRVGCVTTDFAMQMGLHVLTVSGMLIREARSYILRCHGCFKTTSDMSRVFCPHCGNKTLKKVSVTVSNDGTLRMHFSRNPKVLNPRGLRYSLPTPKGGKYAINPHLTEDQRFPQLRLSRKARQKTDVFAPDYTAGVSPFAENDISSRSATLQVRDSTLGGGRRRLNPNASRKKFVKKR
- the NOB1 gene encoding RNA-binding protein NOB1 isoform X1; this encodes MARVEHVVADAGAFLRDAALQDIGKNIYTIRDVVREIRDKATRRRLAVLPYELRFKEPFPEYVRLVTEFSKKTGDYPSLSATDIQVLALTYQLEAEFVGVSHLRQEPEKIKVNSSIQHPETPLHISGFHLPSKPKPTQEIEHGHPPGEPDDLEFSSFMFWRNPLPNIDLELQELLNDKGEGVPSEEEEEENGFEERKGEASGNDGGGWITPNNIKQIQRELEQCAVPEDVRVGCVTTDFAMQNVLLQMGLHVLTVSGMLIREARSYILRCHGCFKTTSDMSRVFCPHCGNKTLKKVSVTVSNDGTLRMHFSRNPKVLNPRGLRYSLPTPKGGKYAINPHLTEDQRFPQLRLSRKARQKTDVFAPDYTAGVSPFAENDISSRSATLQVRDSTLGGGRRRLNPNASRKKFVKKR